The Streptomyces sp. R28 region GCCGCCGTAAACCTGTACGAGGAAGCGGGCGCCTGTCGCGGCCACCGATCGCACGGCGTCGGTGAACCGTACGGGGGCGGTGTTGTGGCGGGACCACAGATGCTTGATCTCCTGCGGTTCCCGGCACTCCTGGCCGCTGACGCCGGAGATGAAGGTGCGGGTGGGTTCGGTCAGCGGTAGGCCCGCGATGGTCTCGGCCATCGCCTCGTCGGCCGCCGCGACCAGGGGCGAGTGGAAGGCGTGCGAGACCCGCAGCCGGACCGCGGCGACGCCCTGTTCCGCGCAGTGGGCACGCAACGCCTCCACGGTCTCGGCGCTGCCGCTGAACACGAGCTGGCCCTCGTGGTTGTAGCAGGCGGGCCAGACCCCGTCCACGGCTTGGGCCAGCCGCTCGGCCTCGGCGAGGGGCGCCTGTACGGCGAGCATGGCGCCGGTTCCGGCCGGTACGGCCGTAGCCAGCGCCGCACCCCTGCGTGTCATGAACCTGACAGCATCAGGGGCGGCGAACGCCCCGGCCGCGACCGCGGCGGGGAACTCACCGACGCTGTGGCCGACCGCGACATCGGGCCGGATTCCGCAGGCGGCGAGGAGTTCGACAGTGCCCGCACCCGTAATGCCCAGCGCCGGCTGGCACATGTCGGTCACCATCAGGGCGGCCTGCGCATCGCTGTCGTCGGCGTCGTGCGATTCCCACAGCAGCCGGGGCAGCGCCTGCGGCACCGTCTCGGACTCCTCGGCGGTCACGGCGGCCAGCTCGGCCGCGCGCCCCGCCAGCGAGGGGAACCGACGGACGAGGTCCGCGAGCATGCCGGGACGCTGCGAGCCCTGGCCCGGGAAGGCGAAGGCGATGCGGCGCTCCTCGGCGGGCAGTGGCCGCGCCGCCGCGTGGATGCCGGGCGCCAGCTCCCCGAGCGCCCCGTCCGCCAACCGCCCTGCGGCGACCTGGAGCCGGTCGAGCAGTTCCTCTCGGGTCGCGGCGACGAACGCGAGGCGGGCGGTGAGCAGATCACGACGGGCCAGGGTGTGGGCCACCTCGGCGGGTGTGGCCTCCGGGTCCGCGGCAACCGACCTGCGGACATCCTCGGCATGCCGGGCGAGATCCGGGACGGACCCGGCGGAGAACAGGAACAGCCAGGGCTCGGCCGGCAGTCGGCCCTCTCCTGCCTGCGCGGGCACAGCTGCCGGAGCGCCTTCCAGGACGGCGTGCACGTTCGTCCCGCCGAAGCCGAACGAGCTGACCCCCGCCCGGCGCAGGCCGTCATGCGGCCACTCCTGTGCGGTCGTGGTGAGACGCAGGTCCGACGCGCCGAGGTCCAGCGTGCCGTTGACCTGGATCTCCGCGGGCTGCGGCGGTACGACGCCGTGGTGGACGGCGAGCGCCGCCTTCACCAGTCCCGCCGCCCCGGCCGCGGACAGCGTGTGCCCGATCAGCGCCTTGGAGGAGGAGACGTAGCACGGCTCGGAGGAGCCCGACTCGGAGCGCAGCAGCCCGATCGCCTCGATCTCGGTCCGGTCGCCGACGGGCGTGCCCGTGCCGTGCGCCTCCAGCAGGTCGATCTGCCCCGGAGCGATCCCGGCGTCCCGGTAGGCGGCGCGCAGGGCGGCGAGCTGCCCCTGGGCCTGCGGGGTCATCGGACCGCCGCCCCGGCCGTCGTTGGCGGACCCGACGCCGGTGATGACGGCGTAGATGCGGTCGCCGGCCGCGAGGGCGTCCTCCACCGGGCGAAGCACCAGGGTCGCCCCGCCCTCGCCGAGCACGAATCCGTCGGCACGCTCGTCGAACGGCCGGCACACACCCTGGCGGGACAGCGCGCCGGACCGGGCGAAACCGACCAGGGGCGTCGGCGACAGACTGATGTACACGCCGCCCACGAGAGCGATGGAACAGGCGCCCGAGCGCAGGCTCCGCACCGCCGCGTCCAGCGCCACGAGTGCAGAGGAGCAGGCCGCGTCCAGGGAGACGGAGGGGCCGCCCAGGTCGAGGACCTCGCTCACCGTGCAGGGGACCATGTTGGCCAAAGCCCCGGGAATGGTGAAGGAGTTCATGGGCATCAGGGAGGAATCGGTCGCCTCGTGCAGCCGGGCCAGCAGCTCCGGGTCGCTCTCACCGTCGTGGAACGAGCCGTCCGCCAGCAGGTTCGCGGTGATGCGGGACACACTGATGTCCCGGTGGTCGAGCGAGGTCACCCCGGCGAAGACACCCGTTCGGGCCCGGTCGAACCCGCTGCGCTCCCAGCCGGCGTCCTGGAGCGCCTCCCGCGCAAGGTCCACGAACAGCTTCGCCTGCGGGTCCATCGTGCGGGCCCGGCGGGGCGGAATGCCGTAATGGGCGGGCGCGAACCGGTCGACCTCCGGCAGGAACGCGACCTGGTCGGTGTAGACACCGTGCGGTTCCCTGAAATC contains the following coding sequences:
- a CDS encoding aminotransferase class I/II-fold pyridoxal phosphate-dependent enzyme, which codes for MAIVGMSCRFPGAANVGEFWKLLVNAEPQFSAVPANRWDHSAYYRPGDFREPHGVYTDQVAFLPEVDRFAPAHYGIPPRRARTMDPQAKLFVDLAREALQDAGWERSGFDRARTGVFAGVTSLDHRDISVSRITANLLADGSFHDGESDPELLARLHEATDSSLMPMNSFTIPGALANMVPCTVSEVLDLGGPSVSLDAACSSALVALDAAVRSLRSGACSIALVGGVYISLSPTPLVGFARSGALSRQGVCRPFDERADGFVLGEGGATLVLRPVEDALAAGDRIYAVITGVGSANDGRGGGPMTPQAQGQLAALRAAYRDAGIAPGQIDLLEAHGTGTPVGDRTEIEAIGLLRSESGSSEPCYVSSSKALIGHTLSAAGAAGLVKAALAVHHGVVPPQPAEIQVNGTLDLGASDLRLTTTAQEWPHDGLRRAGVSSFGFGGTNVHAVLEGAPAAVPAQAGEGRLPAEPWLFLFSAGSVPDLARHAEDVRRSVAADPEATPAEVAHTLARRDLLTARLAFVAATREELLDRLQVAAGRLADGALGELAPGIHAAARPLPAEERRIAFAFPGQGSQRPGMLADLVRRFPSLAGRAAELAAVTAEESETVPQALPRLLWESHDADDSDAQAALMVTDMCQPALGITGAGTVELLAACGIRPDVAVGHSVGEFPAAVAAGAFAAPDAVRFMTRRGAALATAVPAGTGAMLAVQAPLAEAERLAQAVDGVWPACYNHEGQLVFSGSAETVEALRAHCAEQGVAAVRLRVSHAFHSPLVAAADEAMAETIAGLPLTEPTRTFISGVSGQECREPQEIKHLWSRHNTAPVRFTDAVRSVAATGARFLVQVYGGDTLLRMAGRSEAGADLQLVPLTTGRSDDGRAFLTALGRLAVAGAPLDPAVLLPAAGGRLLSLPPSPLETSVYTVRTGTGRTKRRVVIPSPAATTATTATEPSGTRVPEPSLRTVIPSPLATSPIGEPRMSGLIEFLHAQVSLLQSFDPAGRNLPSAAVHTIAAPVGERIEERLPEAAHAGPAPQMASVEPPAAPVVAGSDEVRAAVYAGIAKVSAYPEEFLRPEQVFATDLGFDSIMLAELATRLRSKWPDLQVKAAEMMDIATIGDLVTTIEDRLGVQPMARIPAPRTPVAPQASENSPAAPAGRSRTAADRREAADVRVFPEVLASLERKRTIEASGVVNPYFLPHEGTIRDTTRVGERELISFSSYNYLGLSGHPEVAAAIQDAVERYGSSVSAARILSGNRPLHEELDRGLAELVGAQDAVSLVSGHATNVTVIGHLMGPEDLILHDSLAHDSIIQGCRQSGAARQPFPHNDLVALDRILSHVRENYRRVLVVVEGVYSMDGDTSDLPALIAVKQKHDALLMVDEAHSIGVMGKTGGGMAQFSGVNPDDVDVWMGTLSKSLASCGGYVAGRRELIEHFRYTLPGFVFSAGLPPASTAAALTALRLIREEPERVTRLHDNAALFLRLAAEAGVDVGTSEGTPVVPAITGDSDKALRLADRLYARGVSANPILHPAVEERLARLRFFITSEHTEEQITTAVRILGEELAALS